The Nicotiana tomentosiformis chromosome 9, ASM39032v3, whole genome shotgun sequence genome contains the following window.
agaacaaggggGATATCCAAAACTGTAACAACTATAGGTGCATCAAGTTGCTAAGCCGTACGATGAAAGTATGGGAGAGAGTGATCGAAGGGAGGATAAGGAGGAGTGTGTCCATTTACGAGAACCAGTTTGGTTTCATGCCCGGATGATCGACTACTGAGTCCATTCACATTGTGAGGAGATTGGTGGGGCAGCATAAGGCAATGAAGAAGGACttacatatggtgttcattgacctagaaAAAGCCTCTGACAAAGTTCCGAGAGAGGTTCTATAGAGTTGTTTTGAGGCTAATGGAGTGCATGTAGCGTATATTAGAATGATCCAGGATatatatgatggagctaagacacgGGTTAGGATAGCAGGAGGAGACTCTGAATACTTGTCGATTGAAATGGGGTTGCATTACAGATAATCACTTAGCCCGTTTTTATTTTTATTGGCAATGGATGCATTGACGCGACACATTCAAGAAGAGGTGCCTTGGTGCCTGTTATTTGTGGATGGCATAGTCCTGATTGATGAGATGCGAggtggtgttaacgagaggctggaggtctAGAGACATACTCTTGAGTCAAaggatttcaagttgagtaggaccaatacagaatacttggagtgtaagttcagcggtGTTACCCAGGAAGAAGACATAGATGTGAGGCTTGATACGCAAGTCATTCCCAGGAGAGAGGGTTTCAAGTATCTGGGATCTATAATTCAGAAGAACGGagagattgatgaggatgtgACACATCGTATCAGAACAGGGTAGATGAAGTGGAGGCTCTCTTCCGGTGTCTTGTGCGATAATAATGTGCCGTTgagacttaagggtaagttctacaaggtagtggttagaccgactatgttgtatggggcagagtgttggcaagtcaagaactcccatgtccaggagatgaaagtagctgaaatgaggatgttgagatggatgtgtaggCATACTAGGTTGGATAGAatcaggaatgaagttattcgggacaaggtaAGATTGGCTCATGTGAAGGAAAAGATGTGTGAGGcaaggttgagatggttcgggcatatTAAAAGGAGAAGCACAGATGCCCCCagtcaggaggtgtgagagggTGGCTTTGGGGGGTAGGAgaaggggtagaggtaggccaaagaagtcttgGGGGGATATGATCAGGCGAGACATGGCACATCTTGAGCtaactgaggacatgaccctggaTAGAAGTGTTTGGAGGTTGAAGATTAAGGTACAATGTTAGTAGGTAGTCGTGCGTTTCCCTTTGTCTTCACTAGTTCGATAGTATTAGTGATAGTATGGTACCCCATGTATCCTTAATTTGCTATTATCACATTTCTTGTTTTGTTACTACTTGCCATTAGTACTTCCTTAGTTTGCTAGCAgtacttctttcatattctttattgctATCTTGgatttagtttttttaaaaatatagccTTGCTATTACTTGCTATCGGTACCTCTTTTATATTCTCTATTgctatattcaatttagttttctaaatatattgtcttTCTATTGCTTTCCATCAGGGCTTCTTCCATCTTCTttagccgatggtctatcggaaattGTCTCTCTGCCCTtgcagggtaggggtaaggttacATACATTCTACCCTCCCacaccccacttgtgggattacactaggttgttgttgttattgttgtattgttgttcatatttttaattttttatgttCTTCATTTAGCATCATTGTGATATTATTCTAGTTTTGAAACTATTACTCCAAATATTagaaataataaaatcattaatAAACTTAGCATAAAATGAGTGGTGTCATTAAAGTAGAATCTCATTGTTGAATGAGATTATAGActtatgttttctttttcttttgaattatatttacttaaattatgttgaaatttattttatgatatattgtaaatttttatttttttgaattttgaatatatgttatattttcactTCCattttatttactttagtagtaTCCACTTAATAATTCAGATTGCATGCCATTCATTGTTCagttagaattgatagattatTTTTCGTAAAATATTTGAGTAATGTTACGGAATTAATTTACAAAATATTAATCATTTTATCAAGCATCCAGTCCATGATGTTCTTATAtgtacttttaatttttataattgattaagtaaaatattattaattttaaaaatatatcaattatttttacaatattagttacAAATGTATGATTAgtcattaatatatttttaagAAACAATATCTATCTTAAATGTcaaatttaatattatttataaaggcatatatttattaaatcttaacttttattttttgataattaacgttatatttaaaatttaatctaacgGTATAATTACACTTGTGAAACCAAACAATACACTTATAACTATATTATAATTACTCTATGACAAACAAACATGTCATCGTAATTGCAATACTATGTAATTACTAGGATGTGTAATTACTACCCTAATAATTACACTAATTCTAATTACCTGATGGCTTTCCAAACATACCCAAAGTTTTATTTTTTGCAGTTGTCTTTCGATGAATTAGTAATATGATAATCGTATCAATAGCTAAAGGAGCACCAAAATGAGTTAGCAAAGAAAtaccatgtcacgacccaattttacatataggtcgtgatggcgcccaacatcaccgcTAGACAAGCTAACTAGTGAATTAGACATATTattcctcttttaataagttttcgaGCAATTAAACTTTTCTTATTTGTAAGACTCAAGAATATAaaaagtttaaataaataaaaccaaaGTAATAATTCAATATAACAATTCTACTAGtctgtgtgccaagacctggtgtcacaagtgtatgagcatctagtagattatgcaaaattctaaatattgtctGAACATAAAATAGACATAATATGAATATGAAGAGAGACACTAGGTACTGCGAAACGGCTCAGGaaaagcaactcaccactagaCCTCGGGATATCGGGGATGTGCGCTGGTAGGACCGCCTGATGCATCTATCTTAGATCCTGCATAAAAactacagcaagtgtagcatgcgtatgtaaacaatgtgtacctagtaagtatcaagtctaatctcgaagaagtagtgacgagatgtcgacttcgacactcactatggTTCAATAATTATTCAAATAAAATCTTGAATAAACACTAGATGTGTAAATAAATTTAAATCTTCTCAACAAGCAGGAGAAAATAATTCTTTCACGATTATAGAATTTACAAATAAGTCATTCCTTTTAAAGGTTGTAATCGTACAAGCCATAccaaaatatattattattaagcacgatttatgctgaagtcgtacgacccgatccaaagtgatgtgtacactgccgaaagACGTGCGACAatatccatagatgcatctatctattgccgaggcattcggctcgctccacaagaagagaaggatactttataagcatttgacttaacgtgattaaggatatatatatatacacacaaagtAATACAAATTTCATCAACTACCTTTCACAatttctctaacaagttctaatataatttaggcattttaatttaacaagtatGGTGTAAAAATTCCAAATAGTTCATGCATTGGGTCCTAAAACtccccggacataagcataactagtagctacgcacggactctcgtcacctcgtacgtacataACCCCCACAATTGgaaacaaatatttatttacaatacctatggggtaaatttcctcttataaggttagacaaaagacttacatcgtctcaaagctcacttctcGATCGCTATTTTGCGCTAAAGCCTCAATTtagtgccgaaaaatccaaaactagtcaaatattatataatttaattaatacatgctcaacaattcaaaattaaattattagattaattacctaacccaaattgatagaattcctaaaattcacccctagACCCACATGAACGGATTCTGCAAATATTTGGAGGAAAATCGTCACCCATAatcttaagaactcaaatatacaatttttatctcattcaataaccattttcgtggttaaaatctcatttttatcaaaacctagattatcatctaaacccacaatttttactaatttacatattaaaatctatccataatctatgtatttaactcacaataggtagaattaacttacctccaagtttctAGATGAATACCCCTCTCTAGAAGCTCCAAAGTCgcccaagaatgaagaaaatgggctaaaaatggctgagccccgttttaaaacattctgcccagtagTTTTTCCGCACTTACAAAGGAAGATCCGCATTTGCGGTACGACACCTGCAGTGCAATGTCCACTTCTGCAGAGTTCCTCAACCCCAGCGAGGGCCGCTTCTAGGGACggggttttcgcttctgcggcaagTGTGCCGCTCCAGCGGCTTGAGCAGCTTCTGCGATGGCATTCTTCGCTCATGCGCCTTTGCAGGTGCGGTCACTAGGCTGCCCTAtgctggtccgcttctgcggcttgtggctcgcttctgtgagctcgtacctgcggctggccaagcgcaggtgcgattgcaccagaagctggaagcttcagctattgctcctaagtccaaacttggtccgagcctcgttcgATTATCACCCGAGGACCCTGAGGCCCCGCcctaacataccaataagtttgaaatcataaaacggactcgctcgaaccctcggaacgcataaaacaacatcaaaaccaagaatcataccccaaaccaaattgattcaacttagaaacttcaagttcttcaagctTACTTCGAacgtgccgaaacatacttaaattactcggaatgacaccaaattttgcgtgaaaatcttaaatcaccatacggaactattctcatgatcgaaattccaaacggacctcgattactccaaaaacctactccaaacctaCTCATATTTTCCATCTTTGAAAAATGAGGCTTAGCCTCTAAATATATAGACAATGAAAAGGGTGAGATGAAAATGTGCAATTCAAAAGGTGCCTCTTTCATTTCCCATTCACGCCCATTCACGAAACCTAACAATCCCCCACATAAATGGGGAATGGCAATATGTTTAAAAAAACATGCAAAATACTTATGTGATtcgcaagtaaggattaatcgcatctcgataagtaggtttccctttgaactttccgtagtgaacatatgtcggatatactcggtcaattagtagatttgatatctttgaaccgtcgagctttggtgtatacctagacagccataagtcacacaatcaacccttaaccatctttgattttcattgttgtgttcgtttcaaccATGAACACCACatggtttcataagtgcatagaTAATTAGCCGTACAAAactctccttgaagcggctagcacttcacacttacataggtgattcctaaatgtgttatcccatagatacactatttgatataccccgtatcaaacttagaaactattaaaaagccttaatgctttatccttggtactgaacattatctcatcacgagaatggaccaaaaataatttttatttgacaatgttgaaccgtcattaatgactttgtttgagttccttgaacctagatcttaggatcttcagtcttctaggtagagttaccgccacaatgacttgtcctcggccataatCGCATTCCTatcgatgatctttcaactacctctctagttaggacTTTTGTAAATGGATCCGacatattatcacttgacttcACATAGTCAATTATGATAATTCTCCTAAAGAGTagttgcctaacggttttatgtcttgtCGTATATTATAAGTTTTTTTTTGCTATACATAATGCTCTGAACCCTTCCTATTACCGTTTGACCATCGCAATGTATGCATAGAGGTGATAATATTTTGAGCTAAGATTCCACTTCTTCGCTGGCCTTGTCTAAGGCTATAAcctcagcctccattgtagagtaaaaatgcacgtttgtttggacgatttccaagacactgcctCTCCACTGATGTAAAAGtatatccacttgtggatttaGTTTAGGTTGAtctggtgatccaatttgcatcattaTACGTTTTAATAACCGCACGATACTTATTATAGTGCAATGCATAGTCATGGATATATTTCAAATATCCCAAATCATTTTATTGTCATGACAGTTCAATGCGAACTTCCTTATGCCATAGAGTAATATGTCCCGACTTTATATCGCATATTAGATTATTGACTACCCTTAATGTAGCAATAATATATTATAACAATAGCTGGAATGATTAGCATCAGTTGTGGCCACAACCTTTTAATATATAACACATTTCGCAATCACTCCGCCATTTTCAAGCATTTGTATGTTATTTATTCATACGtctatatgatatgcaaattataACATCTTCATTCATGAAACAAATCCAACTTGCAATGGATTTTGGTCATGTTCATCGGTTGGTTCACCTCATTTTAGACCAACGTATTAATACATTCGTTCATGAACGGTCATATTTATACAAAACATACTAACACACCTTTCATGAAAAAATCACAGCCTTCCAAGTGACACCTTTTCATAAGAGAGCTAAATATTATAAATGTTCAATAAAGAACAAATCATTTCTGGAAAGGTACGTAAACAACTTTCAAATTTGTAGTTTCACCACTATTCATCATTAAGACTAAACAAGTAATGAATTCACCGACTATCATATCAATATCCACTAAGAATTTGTGGGGTTCAAAAATTATATCATTTAGATATTACGTCTAACATTGGCTTTTGTCATGCATAAGCTAAAAGCCCCcatattttaaatatttcatccacatataatcaaataatgaCTATATGATTTGACAATATTATTTGATCAAATATCGCATGTCACTGTTTGGGTGCTTATTTTAGTCTGTAAAGTGACTTAGCAAGTCGGTACACCTTTTTTCCCTTCAGGAACCacgaacccttcaggttgttccatgtaaatttcttcctctaaATCTCAATTTAGAAAGGTTGTCTTCACATCCATTTTATGGATTCCAAGACCATACACCGTAGTCAATGCTACTAACATCTATATGTACGTCATAACCGATAAGTATGTGTTAAAATAGTTGAGGTATTCTCGTTGTCTATATCCTTTGACAATAAGTCTTGCCTTATACATGTCAATAATGCCATCCATTTGGAACCAAATGGTTCGTTTCCTAGAGTAAGATCAACTAACTCCCAAGTATGGTTATttaatatggattctatctcACTCTTGATCGCTTCTTTTCAAGGAAGATATACTTCTTTCAAAGTTTGAAGCTCATTTTCTAACAAAAATGTCAGAAAATCTGATCCAATGGAAGTAgttgtcctttgacgtttactacgtcttggattcaccTCATTAGGTGTACTTTCCTTTGCTTCTTCCCGAGGTCGCTTAGATATTTTACtagacgactcacattcctttttatacggataaataCTCTCACAGAATTAAGCATTATCTGAATCGATTACCGTATTAATATTAATATcggaattttctgatttatgaactagaaaatgatatgccttactatttgttgcatatcctatgaaaaagCAATCAATATTTTCCGGTCCAATCTTTaaccttttgggtttaggaacttgcactttagcCAAGCACCCCCCatactttaaaatattttacgttgggcttccttcctttccatttttcatattgaATGGGTTGTGTTTTGCTAAGGAGAACTtgattgagtattcggttagctgtaaaaTTAGCTCCCCTCCACAAGTTATGGGGTAAACTGAACTTATCAACAATGCACTTATTATCTCCTTTAAGGTTCTATTCTTTGTTTCTGCAATTCCATTAGATTGCGGTGACTAAGGGGCTGTCGTTTGATGAATAATACTATATTCCAAACATAAtttttcaaaaggagattcacaTTTACCGTCACTATTACTTTGTAGAGCCAACCACATGAATTGTTGTTTGTATCACGATAGACCCAAAATTAATAAATGATaaagtttttaatcttcaaaccgagTAATATGTGACACAATCAAATTTAATAAACTGTGAGgtttttaatcttcaaatcgAATAATAAATTGGGGTAGAAAATCActaagattttaatctccaaaacgaGTATAAAGTCACTTAAACTTTATTCCGACAAATGAGTAGAAAGTCACGAAGACTTTAATCTCAATGAACGAGTGAAAAATCACGCAGATTTTGATCTCGAAgcaggagtagaaaatcacgaaGATTTTATTCTCCATAACGGGTATAGAAAATCACGAGAATTTTAATTCCCTTTCCACATAGTTTTCCAGCTAAACCATTACAACACTTTAAATAGTTTAATCTCTTTCTTTAATCAAACATATATATATGTTCATCTTTAGATATGTTACATTCATGATCTCAAAATACTTTCAAGTATCAATGTAAGCCTAATTCATATCTTACAACATTGAAAATAATCTTCCACATAATTTATGCATGTTATCAAATTCTATATCAACTACTAATAGTTTTCATATGGTCAAAGGAATAACAAATTAACCGCAAATACATGTTATTCCTGAGATCAACACATAATAAATAACTACCCTAAATTTATAGAAGTAAGATATCATAAATCACTGAGGGTAGGAAATTAAAGAATGAATAAAAGAAGATATAACCCGATATTGATGCCACTGTTCATTTTAATTCACCTCTGAGGCAAACACACTGTTTCGGGAATATTTTCCCTCGTTTCCGAAAACATTGAAACAACGTCAATAGTGACACTTGTTATAATGATGCAAATGCACCCTTAATTTGTACTTCTGGAATTGCGTATTCTCTTTGATCAGATCCTTAGGCAATTGCCTTCACAAACACGCTGAATTTTGTATTTGCTTCTATCATACAAATAAGACTTAATCTATTTCCATTAGATTACAATCTGAGTTGGTAGGCAATCAAGTCATAGCTTTTTGAAGTACAATTTTCGTTTTCTTTTGGCTACATGCCAGTTGCTGCTCTCTATTGTAGATTCTTCTATGCGTAGAATGTTAATAGTCACTAAACACTAGTgttttctgaaaatttctcaagaCAAAAACACTAAACACTAGTgttttctgaaaatttctcaagaCAAAAAGGATGCAATTGTAACCCGGAGTACAAAAGCCTTTATGGGGAGGAAAAATGAGATTTCCGTTGCCGAGACTTGAACCCGGGTCTCTCGGGTGAGAGCCGAGTATCCTGACCAACTAGACTACAACGGATTTGTTGAGATAACCACGCAGTACACTTTAACAAGCCTTAGTGTACTGACTATTAGTATAATACTACTACTATCTTTGTTTATTGCCGAAAAACTACATGAAAGGAGGTTCAATTCAATGTTAATCAGTAACTTCCCCAATTATTCGTTGCATTCCGTAGATTACTTTTTGCTTATGCCAATTATATCGTAAACCCCGTAAAAGAATTAGTCCAATCCAATAGTGAAGGTTACAATTGAAATTTGAATTGCAGTCCAAGAGTTCAAGTTTCAATAGCCTTCTCACTACTTCCATCCCGTTGAGATGAATAATGAATTGTATGCAAAAAAGACCACAGAAACCAAGTACTGCATTCAGCTGATTTTCAGTTCATTTGCCAATAAGAAGAGAGAAATGAGTGTTACATGTCCTACGTTAGAGAAGTTTAATTTGCTGCTTGCCTGTTATGACACGTTTAGACGTCAATTCGCACATGGATACGAGTATTTGAAGCAGAGTGGACTATTAAACCTAGAGTTTCAAAGACGTCTAGCATCTATTTCATTACAAGTGGAGGTCTTTGGTCTGTCGCAAGAAAAACTCAACCTGTAAATGACAACAAGTTGTGGAGCCTAAGGCTGATCACAAGTTCCCTCATTTTATGAACCCAATCCATCAAGCATTCAATCCTCATTACAGGCCTGCTGACAAGCTTCGTGTAAGATTTCTATCACTCAACATTCGGCTATTTGAAATTACTTTTACTGTTCCTTTCTCCGTATaatttaaaagaagaaaagaaaacgtGGGTTGAGTAGTGAAAGGTGGAATCCCATCCCTCAACCTTCTCTTCAtgtttattcttttctttttctttatttcttcaaTTTCTCTCTCTTTAAGTGATGGGGTAATGAAAATTTTCCATTCAAATCATTACTTTAAAGTTTTGAAATGAGTGAGGAACAGAATAACGAGTTATATTGTATAGCAGTCTGTCTGCTATGAGCAAAGGCAATAAAAACTCCTAAAAGTGAAGTGTCTTAACTGTGAAATTGTCAAATAGGTGAGGTGTAGGAAATGGAGATTACAGGAGGAGCCGGTTTCCTTAATCTCGGTTTAGTATGGGAAGGGATGAAAAAAAACATTGAATGATCATAAGAAGAAAAGATATCATGTTCTCGGATTGAAGGTTAATGGACTATGGAAGAGTGCGATTGCACCATGTATGCATGCCCACGATTCATTCCTACTTCACAAGCCAAGTTCTCCACCCATTTGGTCTTGCTACTAATCAATAAGAATTTTGGTGTCCTTTACCTACACTAAACTCAATTTTTCTTATAATGATTCTGTTTATGGTTGACATCCTTATTAGTCATCTATGTCTTTGCTATGACCGTGACATCAATTAATCAGAGGACCATGTTGCTGTAAAGTAACTATCGTACTCCATATTTCACATACATGACAACACCTACAGGCGAGACTTAGAAGGTTAGGTGCACGGCAGCAATGTGATGACCAAAAACTAACACTCACTATAATGCGTCTGCTACATTTTCAAGCAGTCACTTGCAATCACGCGGATCAAGCTTCTGGATTATGGTAGTAAATATCAGCTACAACAGTGAAAAGCAGAATTGAGAAgaaaatattgccaccaaaaaGAAGAATGAAGGATAGTCCATAAGACATCCACTCTTCAATATCCATTAAGGTAATGGACACGGTTATAAATTTACACAAGCTTATCTTCTACTTCGCAGTCTTCCTGTCCTACAGGTTTACAGGAAAGAGAACAGAGGTCATGAGACCTTAAGGCTTAAGCACAAACTGTAATTTCTTCAACAGCATATCAATCTCCATGTTTCACACAGTAACTGCAGGACGCAAGTCAATCTCCTACTGCGATAACTGACCTTTAGAACATACGTCACTTGCAGATTTTAGATTATGCTAATAAGTAGATAGCAGAGACAAAGAGGACCATAATCAGGCACCATTTATTCTGATTTCGACAGGGTTGCAGCATCAGTTTCCATTCTGAATAAAAAGAAGGGAAAGAAACGATTAAACAATGGAAAGAGCTCATTTCAAAAACAAAGAGAACCATCGAGATGGattgttaaaataaatttttggtaaTCTCCAATCCTAACCTCATGTTATAGTTGCTTGATAATCCTTACTAGTTTGATGAGATAAGGAAAAGAAGCTGAACTGTAACTTCCAAATAATCAATTTGATTTGTTTGTAATTTTTAATGAGGCTTGTCGAtgacataattaaataaataaaggttTCTGCAATAGCTTAAATTTTTATATAAGGTATTAACGCAATTCAACGTGGTATCAAAGTAAAAGGTGGCCTTAGGTCAAATCTTATTGCAATCCTTCGTCAAAAAGTATTTACACAAACTTGATCATGAAATAAGAATCAGCACGCACGTGAATGCAGACACATTTTTAGTAAAATAAATATGTTTTTTCTAACAGTTCAAGTTTCTGACTGAGGTGGTACAATCCGACCAGATCCATTATTCTTTTTTCTATTGAGCACATAGGAACATATGAAATAAGAAATGTCATGGGAAACTCTTTCTAACACATCGCCCCTGATAGGAAGCACGAGCACCTAAAATCCTATCAATGCACAACTGTGTCAGATACTGAACATCCTTAACACACTCAGATTCATCTTCCTTTCGTAGCTTTTAATCATTTCACAAAcccagaggcggatctaggatttgaaTATTATGGGTTCAAGTTCAAGAATCTATCACCACCCATTTGATTTACTGGATTCAAAATCTATTATTTGTACTTATTTAGTGGATTTTTAAACACATACACAAGGTTCGAGCCAAAGCTACTGGGTTCAGATGAACCCATAAGTTATACGCAGATCCACCCCTGCCTAAATCAAACCACATTCCTACTGCATTGACGCAAatcttttatttaattgcttCTTCCTTTCCATATAAATATGGCCTGGCGGAGCAACGGAAATATTTTGTAAGGCATATAATAAGTATATCTCCACTTGCCTGACTGTAATCTTCATTTTCTAATTTTCGAGAGAGACAAAAAGGAAATATATAACGTGGCCTATaaaaaacaaaataataaaaaaaggtCGTCTGTAATGTATTCTGTTTAGGAAATATTGTTTTAGATTCTGAGTCAAATTTCCAATTCCATAGTTGTACCCCAGTAATTTATGTTCAATAAGAAAAAATTCAAGCAGATTAGGCTTCCAAGTTTGGTTTTCTGTTTAACGGAAATAAAAAATCTAGCAGAAACTATAGATAACAAATGGAAGAGCAAATTGGCAACATCAGGGATGACGAACACGGAAACAAGTAAAGCTTCATAATTATTTGAGATATAGTTGAACCAACTACAAACCTGTCTAAGAGAAATTTCCATTTGGCCAGTGTTGGTGTTGGAGATCAATGAAGGAGTGGTAGGAGTTACTTCAATTGTAGAATTCTTTCTGCAACCATCATGCGATTGAAATGTCACATTTCCTTGCTCACACACTCCTCTACTAGGAAAATTTGAGGTACCCATGGTACATGCAGATAATGGTTCAGAAGCTCCAGTACGTTTTGAAGTAAGATCAAGTCGTTCAATCATTCTTGTAACGCCAGCTATTCCAGCACTCATCTCACGCTGAACTTCTTTGCCAAGTTCCTTGACAGAGGTGTTGCGTGATAATAATTTTTCCTTAAAACCACGAGTACCTTTTGAGATTGATTCTTTATACCTGTTGAAACAAAAACAATAGCTTCAGGGGCAAAATAAAAATAGCTTTCAAGGGAAACACAAATTAGAGTTCCTTACCTCGCGGAAGCAGCAGACCATTTCGATTTTATAGATTCAGAAAATGCAAGAAACTCGGATGAGCTTGACCCCTGCGGGCCATAAGCCGGTGGTTGGCTGAAGGAATTCCAACAAGTAACCAAATAGTGAGGCTTACAATTTGAATCGATTGTGGAAAAACTCAAAGAAAATAAAGGTAAAAATGGAGTAGTGCTGCCACAATTACATTGCACTTAGTAACCACATCGAGGATTAAGAGATAACGCATATTATGGATTTTAATCTTTAGGTGACTTAGCTTCATTAAGCTCTCGATTTATTTATCAGGCTTTATAGTTTTCAATCATACCTAAGCTTAAAAGGAATATTTCCATGGGCAGGAACTGATGATGATGCAGGCCCAATACTAGATGAAGTTGCAGAAGCAACAGATCCATCCCCAGTAAACCCAA
Protein-coding sequences here:
- the LOC104098271 gene encoding E3 ubiquitin-protein ligase RHF1A; this translates as MANDSFNSPPMIVSPAVVDDSFEDACSICLEPFNSDDPPDVTDCKHEYHLQCILEWSQRSKECPICWRVLALKDPASQELLAAVEIERNMRSRINVRHTNEDVEANHDAPQQNDSDFEERIMRHFAAATSRVRLVNRRRRQASSGIGPTQVVPSVPVGVRSNQTQNNESTVQPQGFGFTGDGSVASATSSSIGPASSSVPAHGNIPFKLSQPPAYGPQGSSSSEFLAFSESIKSKWSAASARYKESISKGTRGFKEKLLSRNTSVKELGKEVQREMSAGIAGVTRMIERLDLTSKRTGASEPLSACTMGTSNFPSRGVCEQGNVTFQSHDGCRKNSTIEVTPTTPSLISNTNTGQMEISLRQNGN